TTTATGAAGGAAGATTTAAAATGGTGCATTTACTGAATGAAGGGTATTTGAAAAAGAAGGTTTTGGTGTAGGCTTATGGTGAAATATAAAGAATATAAAACAATCTTATCAAAAAAGAACAATATGAATATATATCGTGGTTGCACTCACGGTTGCATATATTGTGATTCTAGAAGTGAAGTCTATGGGATGACCTATACTTTTGAAAATATAGAGGTTAAAACAAATTCCGTGGAATTACTGGAAAAGGAATTATCTAAAAAGCGAGAGAAATGTATGATTACGACTGGTGCTATGTCAGACCCATATATACCTCTGGAAAATGAATTAAAGAACACAAGAAAGTGTCTTGAAATCATAGAAAAACATGGATTTGGTGTATCTATACTAACGAAATCGGATCTGGTTTTGCGGGATATAGATATTTTAAAAAGAATCAATCAGAAATCTAAATGCGTGGTACAAATGACGCTTACAACTTATGATGAAGAACTTTGTAAAATTTTAGAGCCTAATGTCTGTACAACCCAAAGGCGTTTTGAAGTATTATTAGAAATGCATAAAGCGGGCATACCAACTGTAGTTTGGTTAACGCCCATACTGCCTTTTATAAATGATAATGAGGAAAATATTTTAGGGATTTTAGACTACTGCAAACAAGCAAAAATAACAGGATTGCTGACTTTTGGAATGGGAATGACTTTACGTTATGGCAATAGAGAATACTATTACCAAAAACTAGAACAACATTTTCCCAGCTTAAAGAAGGGATATATGAGAAAATATGGCTCATCTTACGGAATTAAAAGTCCAAACAATCAAAAACTCACTAGAATCATTAAGCAGTTTTGCAAAGATAACAATATAATTTATGGGGGAAAAGAAGTTTTTGAGTTTTGTACCCTTTTTCCAGAGCAGAATCAACAACTGACTCTATTTGATGGAGATCAGTACGAGGTACCCCAAGCAACAAACAAAAGAGAAAATCGCTAAAGGTGTTTAAATCAATATTAAAAAAAGTTTGATAGGCGTAGGAAGATATGGAAGACTCAATGTAATTGATTACAAAAGAAGGAGTCCAAATTAGAATATACGAAAAGTCGTCTGAAGACATTATGATTAAAATTCTCGCGAACGTGGCAAGATTTTCGCAATTTTATTATCAGCGATTACTTAATGATAGACAAAAAGACGGGTGAACAAATATATAAAACTTCGACGTTTAGCTAGAGATTTTGAATTATTGATGGATAAAAATAAGTAAATTATCGATGTTACTTTGGACCGCGGGTTTTATCACATGAGACTTTTACCTGGGCTTTTAAGGATGCGCATGGTATAACGACGAAGAAGTTTCAGGGGAAACCTAAAATCTTTTATAGCAAATACTTTGTATAGCCGTGGTATAATGTGAAGTGCAATAAAAGCGGCAAGTTCCTTTGCATCCTTTATCTAATAGAGGGGTACTATATTGCTTTGATGATTATGGGGCTAAAAGAAGAAGTGAAAATAGTAATGGATGTAGGATTACCTTCCACATATAAATTTATCAAAGTTGATTGAAAACCGGTAATAAAAATGCTAGAATACTTATGTAGCAATCTAAAGTCTGCGTAATAGTGTTTTGTAACGCTAATTAAAGATCCACGTGGAATTTAGCATTATTTGTTTTTTATAATAAATATGTTGGAAAGAGAGTGATGAAAAATGGATACTTTTACTTTTGAAACTAACGAGCAAATTTTAGCCGCCTTTAAAATGGTTCTTCCTTATTTAAATCGAATTGTTCGGGAAGATATGGCTGTGGGTCTGACAGACCTTCATGAATATTTAGGCTACTATCGTGCCAAGAAATTTGAATTAGACTTGCCAGAAGGAAAACCCATTCATGATATTACCACTATTCAAGAGTGTATCCGCTACAATAAAGATACTTATGCAGATATATCTCCGGATGTATATGGCATTCCTATTAAAACCATTTTTACGCCTATTTATGGTCTCAATAACGAGATTATTGGAACATTAAGCTCGGGTATTGATTTGCAGGATAACAAAAAATTGGTTGCAAGCATTAAAGAATTAACGGAATTGATTGCCACTTCTTCAGAAAATGTGACACAAGTATCTCGAAGTGCTGAAAGTCTTGCAGAATCTGGACAAATTTCTGTAGTAAAAGCTCAAGAACTTGCGGCAAAAAACAAACACACTTCTGAAATTCTTAAATTCATTAAGAATATAGCTACCCAAACAAATTTGCTGGGATTAAACGCTGCTATAGAAGCTTCTCGTGCAGGAGAATATGGTAAAGGATTTGCTGTAGTTGCAGAAGAAGTACGTAAATTGGCAGCCCAGTCTCAAGAAGCAGCTCAAAAAATTCAACAAACGGTGTCAGAAATGAATAGTGCCGTTTCAGAAATTAGTGAGTCTATTGAAAGTACAGGTTCTATAAGTCAACAACAGGCAGCTATGACTCAAGAGATATTATCTAATCTAGAACATATTAATAAAACGGCTAGTGAATTAGATATCTTTGTAGAACGCTATCGTTAAAATAGCTTAACTTTTATAGAAAGAACAAGTCTTTTTTTTGCATATTATTTCTGCACTTTCTGATTATTCCATAACAAATCCGCAAAATATCCACGAAATTCTTGAAATCTTTATTTAACTTTTATCAACAGCACTTGGCTTATATTCAGCTAATCAGTAAGTATGAAAAAATTCCTGTCTAGAACTCCAATTAACACTTTATTATTATAACAGATATGAAGGTTAAAAAGAATGTTTGTTATGGTAAATAAAGGTTCTAGTATAAACAAAGTAGTAATCGGAAAAGCATCTATTTATTTATCTAACGAAGGTAAAAAAATATTAAAAATGTAGTTAAGGAATTAATAAGCTTATGCAAAATATTAATAGAGTTTATACCAGTTTACTTAGTTGG
This sequence is a window from Natranaerovirga hydrolytica. Protein-coding genes within it:
- a CDS encoding radical SAM protein, which encodes MKYKEYKTILSKKNNMNIYRGCTHGCIYCDSRSEVYGMTYTFENIEVKTNSVELLEKELSKKREKCMITTGAMSDPYIPLENELKNTRKCLEIIEKHGFGVSILTKSDLVLRDIDILKRINQKSKCVVQMTLTTYDEELCKILEPNVCTTQRRFEVLLEMHKAGIPTVVWLTPILPFINDNEENILGILDYCKQAKITGLLTFGMGMTLRYGNREYYYQKLEQHFPSLKKGYMRKYGSSYGIKSPNNQKLTRIIKQFCKDNNIIYGGKEVFEFCTLFPEQNQQLTLFDGDQYEVPQATNKRENR
- a CDS encoding methyl-accepting chemotaxis protein; the protein is MGLTDLHEYLGYYRAKKFELDLPEGKPIHDITTIQECIRYNKDTYADISPDVYGIPIKTIFTPIYGLNNEIIGTLSSGIDLQDNKKLVASIKELTELIATSSENVTQVSRSAESLAESGQISVVKAQELAAKNKHTSEILKFIKNIATQTNLLGLNAAIEASRAGEYGKGFAVVAEEVRKLAAQSQEAAQKIQQTVSEMNSAVSEISESIESTGSISQQQAAMTQEILSNLEHINKTASELDIFVERYR